From the Deferribacterota bacterium genome, the window TTCAAATTTTAGTGTGTTTTTTGATTTTAAAACAAAATAATCCTTAACTAAATCCTCAAATCTTTCATCATTAATTAATTCATTTGTATTTATTTTTAAATATTTTCCCAATTCTTCTTCTGTTGTTCTATTAATTATTTCAGAAATAACATCTGAAGCATTTGCTTTGCGTTTAAACGAATAATATGAAGTAGTTTCGTAATAAACTTTATAATTATCTGCATCAACAACTTCATCGGTATCAATAACGTTTTTTACTCTTTTTTCAATATCACTTGCCAATTGTTTCAAAACATGTGCTTTTTTCATAGCTTCAACAATGCCTTCTTTTGTTGTTAAATCTGGAATATTTAAATCTTGTGCCAAAGGGCATGCGTGAATTACTTGACAATAAGAACAGTGTTGCCCTACTTTTGGTTTAAACTCAGTATCAGACTCAATAATTTTAATTAGTTCTTTCAAATATTTTTTTACGGAATCAATTATATCTGTATCTATTTTCGATATGGTTATTTCTTTTGTTCTCAATTTTATAAATCCAACTTCATCAGGATATTTTCCATATTTAGCTTTTGTTAAAATTGCATATATGTATAATTGCAATGTATCTGGCTCGCTTCTACCTGTTTTCCAATCTAAAACTATCAAGTTGCCATTTTTTTCTTCTATTACCAAGTCTATAATACCTCTTAAAAATCCTTGCTCACTGTTTGGGTCAACTAAATTGAAGTTTTCATCAACCCATACATCTTGTTCTGATTCAATATTTTCAATATCAAACTTTGAATCTAAAAAACCCAATACTAAATTTCCGTTATCGAAAAACCGTTGTGCATCTTTTAA encodes:
- a CDS encoding PD-(D/E)XK nuclease family protein, producing the protein PFAYKKHYVDKISYASGEAANLGTYVHENIRAVLQGEETPFVNLQISSLKDAQRFFDNGNLVLGFLDSKFDIENIESEQDVWVDENFNLVDPNSEQGFLRGIIDLVIEEKNGNLIVLDWKTGRSEPDTLQLYIYAILTKAKYGKYPDEVGFIKLRTKEITISKIDTDIIDSVKKYLKELIKIIESDTEFKPKVGQHCSYCQVIHACPLAQDLNIPDLTTKEGIVEAMKKAHVLKQLASDIEKRVKNVIDTDEVVDADNYKVYYETTSYYSFKRKANASDVISEIINRTTEEELGKYLKINTNELINDERFEDLVKDYFVLKSKNTLKFESKN